A genomic region of Limnohabitans curvus contains the following coding sequences:
- the coxB gene encoding cytochrome c oxidase subunit II, translated as MKNNLFQKLTSGVLFLAAWASTAAWAVNDLPGGPAVRQLNLQPGATKIAQEQGWLHWFMLIICTVIFVAVFGVMFYSIWKHRKSVGHKSASFHESVKVEIAWTVIPFIIVILMALPATKAVVAQKDTSNADLTIKATGYQWKWGYDYLKGQGEGIAFISTLDNAHREMSNNGAKGVDIDNYLLKVDNPLVVPVNKKVRIITTANDVIHAFAVPSLGVKQDAIPGFVRDTWFRAEAVGDYYGQCQELCGKEHAYMPIHVKVLSAADYSAWVATEQKKMAAKQDDPSKVWNLADLSKRGEKVYAANCAACHQPNGKGAGPIKPLDGAAVVLDADKNKQIKVLLNGQNNLTMPSWKQLSDTDIAAVITYTKNNWSNKTGQLVQPADVKAAR; from the coding sequence ATGAAGAACAATCTTTTCCAAAAGTTGACTTCAGGTGTGTTGTTCCTCGCCGCCTGGGCGAGCACAGCCGCTTGGGCGGTGAACGATTTGCCGGGCGGCCCTGCCGTTCGACAACTGAACCTCCAACCTGGCGCGACCAAAATTGCTCAAGAGCAGGGCTGGCTGCATTGGTTCATGCTCATCATCTGTACCGTCATTTTTGTGGCGGTGTTCGGTGTGATGTTCTATTCCATCTGGAAGCACCGCAAATCGGTGGGCCACAAGTCGGCCAGCTTCCACGAATCGGTCAAGGTAGAAATTGCATGGACCGTCATTCCTTTCATCATCGTGATCCTGATGGCCTTGCCTGCAACCAAAGCAGTGGTGGCTCAGAAAGACACGTCGAACGCCGACCTCACCATCAAAGCCACGGGCTACCAGTGGAAGTGGGGCTATGACTACCTCAAGGGCCAGGGTGAGGGCATTGCTTTTATCTCGACGCTCGACAACGCGCATCGCGAAATGTCAAACAATGGCGCCAAGGGCGTGGACATCGATAACTACTTGTTGAAAGTGGACAACCCATTGGTGGTCCCTGTTAACAAAAAAGTGCGCATCATCACCACAGCCAATGACGTGATTCACGCCTTTGCTGTGCCGTCCCTCGGCGTCAAGCAAGACGCGATTCCCGGCTTTGTGCGTGACACCTGGTTCCGTGCTGAAGCGGTGGGCGATTACTACGGCCAATGCCAAGAGTTGTGCGGCAAAGAACACGCGTACATGCCAATTCATGTGAAGGTGCTCAGTGCCGCTGACTACAGCGCTTGGGTGGCCACGGAGCAAAAGAAGATGGCTGCTAAGCAAGACGATCCTTCTAAGGTTTGGAATTTGGCCGATTTGTCCAAGCGTGGTGAGAAGGTGTATGCCGCTAACTGTGCCGCTTGCCACCAACCCAACGGCAAGGGCGCTGGCCCCATCAAACCACTCGACGGCGCTGCCGTGGTGTTGGATGCTGACAAGAACAAGCAGATCAAAGTGCTGTTGAACGGTCAAAACAATTTGACGATGCCTTCGTGGAAACAGCTCAGCGATACCGACATTGCGGCTGTCATCACTTACACAAAAAACAATTGGTCGAACAAGACCGGCCAGCTGGTTCAGCCCGCCGATGTCAAGGCCGCCCGTTAA